The Ptychodera flava strain L36383 chromosome 14, AS_Pfla_20210202, whole genome shotgun sequence genome segment CCCCATTGTAGCACTATATTTATTCTGAATTAGTTTGTGCTCCATAATATGGTGGCAGCACCAATCACATTTTACCCTGTGATTCTAATTACAATACGCCTATGAAACCTTTGAAAACACATGGTCATGATCCTCTGGTCCAGAGACTCAGCAAACTTATGATTGGTGAGAATGACTTTGACTACAAAATCACAAGGATGTCAAAATCAGCCTTGGTAAGCCTTCCCTGAAGCACTCACCCTAATTCACTCAGAAttccacaaaacaaaatgaaatcagCAAGACTGCAGAACACTGGGCTCACACTAGCTTGCACTACGGAGTCAATGTATCCTAAAGGGGTACAtttctacatacatgtatttattgtgaAAGATCTCCCCGAAGTAAAGTATGTAACTACTGACTTGACCAACTTTGCCCAGCTTATGTTACAGCAAAGACTTTTGatcaaataattttaaacaaCTGTGCagtaaaacacaaaacattcaatcaTGATACATTTCAATCTCTTGAATGATCTGCTGCATTGTAGTGGCTTTTTACCCTGTACAGTCAAAAGTATTTCTGAAGACTTGAAATGATCCTGGTATTTGCATTTTAGGAGCTCAAATCGTTTCATTGGACAGCTGCAGATAAAAGTTTACAATTCTGTGATCACACAGTTGATACTGTCAGCACTTTACGCATGGATTATACTTGATAAAACATTTGCTGGCTGTGATCCTTCTCCTTACAGAATCAATGATTTTATCTCTTGGTTCTTGCACTGACGCGCCAGCGACTGCGCCGTGAAGCCAAGGGAATCTGCTATGTCCGTCTTTGCACCATTCTCTCGCAGGAATTTGATGGCTTCAATGCTCTCACACAGTACTGCCTGTAATGGTTAAATGAAATTTCACAGGGATGAttagaaaatgtaaaacactaCCAAATGTCCCGAACAGTCtggtgtttatttttttatgaatcCAGTCAATAGAAAACTCTACAGATTCTTGTGTGTTAATTGATTGAAGTAAGTTGGCGTATACAGAACTCTGGCAGAATGGCTTTATTAGAGGTCAGCCTAAACCTTTGACTTCATACTGTCTATTCAAATATATGAGTGAGGGCAACAGTATGCCCTTGGCAATACGTTCCATTTTATGAACATGATATGGCATGTACTGTTACAAGTTTCAGACTGGGACAATATTTAATGCGCCTTTATATTAGTCGGCAGCAATTAGTatcaacacagtccctccacaaagttTGTGATCCTGGTATcaaacagaatacaaactgaTCATGGCGCATAAAAACTCATAATATCATCAGCTCTAGAAAGGATTGGGACAGTGTGCAAAATTAAGAgcaaatagcttcaggtcataagggcctgcaccaagcccaagcttcaggtccttacagaaaactgcagGTCCTCAATACATGAAGTTGTTAAAGACaattaaagtcaacttctccaccaatgTCAGTAAGTATTCTCTgaaaaggactattgttcacatagattgcagaatagtgtaagtgaatgaatCATTCAGCTACATGATCAGGAATCtgaaaagatcacagccctcatctccctcactgtcattttcaatgttttccaccacggaggggggggggggggggggaactatGGACTAACAGGCCTAggagaatttgaaatttttttctagccatgtcaaatcccccaaTCTCGGaccataaaatgatgtcaaacacccagagGCCggcgaatacaggctcatgcactgtgcatacatgtggctgatgaaagcgagaaagtttgtctctcatgactttCTATTGGGATGGTGTTCTCTAAATTGCTGTGTATAATTGTACACTACACCTgggcatgtgatattttgatttgaaaatggttggagagctgaaaatcacttctgaaattagccaacgcgaGTGGTAGAGGAGTGAGTAAATAgcttagtaccctgaaaacagtcatgagtaaggggagtgtatgaataattttttatgcaaacattgttcTTTTTATTATTATGTAAAACATAAGGGAGAAAGTAcctggtatgtattttgatatgacgtatggattactttcaaaatttttcaaaaaataaatatgcttaaatatggcctctgttgcattcatgaagaaacagatgaagttatacttttaattaaaaggacaagtatcgtaactttttctctattatagaaattgcagacaacatgaatggcacacgtcgccactcgcggaaatgaatgcatattttctgatcgaaaagttttgcctgagcgattgTTGGGTCTCATCGCCTTTTGAAAgcgtaaagttattaaaatgactctgaaaagtttgacagacactcgattCTGCTGAAAACCATGATCAGTtaatgctaacattaccagggttacactcattggacaagtattattataatattgtatcgcattgttgcaccaaaatcaattcattccattgctagaatctgcatgcatgGACGTAATTGacactgatctgaatgtaatcagctgcacTGTGCTATGAGGGATTAGACTCttcgtaaatgtaaaaagtcgcgagacaaaaattacaatgtCGCGACATTGTCAACTCCCCCCGCCCCCggtctggcgtaccatagagaTTGAATTCtccactaccaggacacgaagtgtGATCAATCCCCTGTTGCCCacactcccacggtggaaaacattgtgcatgacattcaagtctgaatcacatgattcagagtcagtcatcatctgcatctgttacaggtcttgacggagaaattttcattatttattccaaatttcagtcggtcataaggaccaacattttgttaaaaactttcggcccgacgagaaatctgtcggtctcggactgTCGGACcaacgttaatttcgcacactggatTGGACACTTTTTCATAATCATCATTAGATTCTAAAGTTGTCTTGTAAAAACTGTGTGCACATACTGTGAATGCATGGCTTTTAATAATTTAAGAGTAAACATAAAATTGGTATACCATGGTTTCCCATTGGAGGAACCATTTTCCCATCTACATATAACAATACAGTCATCATAGTAAGTGACACAAGGAATACGACCATTTTTCCTCGATCAATGCACCAAAGTATGAAACAGTGTTACCAAACCTCAGGAAAACAACACCCTAGTAACAGTACATGTAGTGTGCATGAAAGCATGGTTTGACTTACAAGATGAAGCGCTGTTCTCTCATTGTAATCTGGACAGTTGACATCTGCACCAGCCATGTGCCAGGCTTTCAAAGCGTCGACATCATCAAGTGATGCAGCACTGTAAATTAGAACAAAATGAAAAGGGTTTTCTTCTGAGCTTGACTTCTACGCAATGTGCAGCCATATCTTAAAGGTAACATAATATATCAACTGAGTAAATCAGGTATACGTGATGGAAATGCAAGTCAGAAGAAAAAATATCAGGTATAATGTAATTAAATGAGTATGACAAAAGGGCATTTACTGGAGAAGTGCTGTATGATTTGGATATAACACTTCAGGTCACCATAGGATATGTACGGTACTATCCATAAAGGGTAGGgttaaattcaattcaatattaGTTCTGTATAGAATATTTTTAATGGTTTGGTTGCTCTTGTGAAGTTGAGGTACTGCTTCACCACTAGAAACAACCAtgaatgcaaataaaaaaaattttgacttaCTCGCAAAGACGCATACCAACTTGATGTTGGGTCATGTGTTCAATGTGGGCACCTGTCTTTCGCAGTAACCTTATAATATCAAAATTCCTGAAATACATGACAATGAGAGATGACTATAAGATTAGAGAtgctcatttttgtgaaatttcatatttcatatatttatcCTGAAATGACTGTCAGGGTGCTCTTCAATCAGCTTATAATAATCCATGGCAGCTCTTGCGTTTCTGAGTCAAGTGGCTCACTGTCTGCATATGTGGTATATATGAGCAACGCAATATTTAATTTGAAGGTTTGAAATTATCCCAGCCGCATAAAATGTCTGGTATTCCATAAGACTAAAACACACAGTTGGCATAAGGTGGCAGTCATAGAACACTGGGTGGTCAAATATTAATGGTAATCTAGTTTTTATGGTAATCAGTGCAGAGATCTAAGTTATTCAGTGATTCAGCGTGTTTCAAAAAGCTGCATAACAAACTGACAAaccagctgtaattttttacaagtACAGTAAATGATTTGCTCTACTACTTGTCACTTTGCCAAAAATTAAGGGGTCACATTACAaattgctttgaccacttgatTTTTCATTGGATGCTGGACGCCCCATACATTAATCTTCATTCATTAAAATCTAcattatatttaatattttgcaaGCACTAAGACAACCTTGCTGGGTGCCTTTGAAGTCAAAAACTGTAGAAATCAAGACATGATATGTAACAACCTGatgactgtacatgtacatgtacatatgacaATGAAATAGGAAACTGCAATGTACAGATTGTGCAGGTACTGACAATGTTAGGGTCTGTAAACTGTCGTGAGAAAATTGAataaagctttgaaatttaacctGCAAGCATGACATTGAAGATGGAATACTAAAGACTACTGATTCCATGGAATGTCACTATATGGAAAGACTACTGATTCCATGGAAATGTCACTGTATGGAAAGACTACTGATTCCATGGAAATGTCACTGTATGGAAAGACTACTGATTCCATGGAAATGTCACTGTATGGAAAGATTACTGATTCCATGGAATGTCACTGTATGGAAAGACTACAGATTCCATGGAAATGTCACTGTATGGAAAGACTACTGATTCCATGGAAATGTCACTGTATGGAAAGACTACTGATTCCATGGAAATGTCACTGTATGGACTTACTTGAATCTGATGGCATCCATCAGAGGGGAGTGACCAAACCTATCTCTGGCATAAATGGAAGCACCATTCTCAAGGAGGTACTGTACTGCTTCATAATGCCCTTCACAAGCTGCGATGTGAAGCGGTGTCCTTCCATCAAAATCTGACATGCTAAGTTCCCCACCCTGAAAAGAATATCAACCATCAATATAGGGCTGTtcacaaatgacatcattgacatcatctttcattaatatgcaaaagtaaATGTTTGTCCTTCTTTGCAGATTACGGTTTTGgaaactacatgtatgcatgcaggAAGGACTAAAATACTATTTAGTTGGTGACTTCTAGTTTTACAATATATACTAAAAGATGAACTTACAGCTCAGACTTCAAGCTGCAACAATAGCCATCCATTCAACACAGACAAATTTTGTATGAATTTCAGACAGCAGCATCCAATGTGGCCCATGCATATTAAGTAACATACCTGTCACCATGAACAGTGCTATAGATTTCCCATCATACACTGCTGATGGGAAACCTTTCCCTGCCTTTCAAAGTTTAGAATGTTTTGCAAGATTTTTTGTTGATCAAGACATGCACCATACAGTGTGAACAATCATGTTGTATGTTTTTCACTCCAGTATTTTGTACAAGACAGTAGACACTGAACAGAAAGTataaaagtattctttaagtCTGGAAATGTTGAGAAATGTGGCAAGAAACACTTGAGGACTTATTTCCTTCAAGTCTAGTGAAAAGGAAACAGAAAACACTTCATTTAAAATGCCTCTTCATCAACAAACACAGCAATCATTCAATAATATATAGTAACGGTGGAAATCAAAGAGCTAGATATTGCTGACCTGTTTCTTTAGTTCACTCATAAGCTTGATGTCTCCAACTTTGGCTGCTGCACACAGCAAAGACGGAAACAGACAATTACTTATAGCTTGGACCTCCTGAAAATAGATAGAGAGATAAAGAAAATCATCAGTTTTTGCAGGTCTACATACATAATATGGGTGATATGAATCATTGCAGATCAATGGTCAAATGTGTATCGGTGAATGAATCATTTTGTGTAAACGATAAACATACAGTAACCTGAATCAATGTAGATCAGTGATCTGAATGCACACCAGTGAGTGAATCATTAATGATCAGTGATCACAATGCATATTAGTGACCTGAATCATTGTAGATCAGTGATCTCTGTGTGTATTCATTAACGGAATCATTGTAGATCAGTGACCTGTGAGTGTTAACTGAATCATTGTAGATCAGTGACCTGTGAGTGTTAACTGAATCATTGTAGATCAGTGACCTGTGAGTGTTAACTGAATCATTGTCGATCGGTGACCTGTGAGTGTTAACTGAATCATTGTAGATCAGTGATCTGTGTGTGTTAACTAAATCATTGTAGATCAGTGATCTATGTGTGTATTCATTATCTAAATCATTGTAGAtcagtgatctcagtgtgtattcaTTATCTAAATCATTGTAGATCAGTGATCTATGTGTGTATTCATTATCTAAATCATTGTAGATAAATGATCTCAGTTTGTACTCATTCACTGAATCACTGTAGATCAATGTGTATATCAGTAACCTGAATCATTGTATATTGTTTGATCAGATATGCAATTACTGAAATCTTTCTGTCAATATGACAGTGTGGAAAATTTTTGAGTATCAGTAGGAAAAGTACATTATGTGTACAACaataacatattttcaaaattacttttatgCAACACTAGCATGTGCTACCCGAGTCAACCACAAGcttctttatcagtatttttatCTACAGGCTGTGACCAAATCTCCAACATAGATTTGTTCAGTCTTTACTAAGGCCCTTACTCTATCCTCCATTTGTTTAAATCATTCTGCTGACCTCATGCCTCTCAAGAAAGAACGGTttgtttatgtgtgtgtatgtatgtgtgtatgtatgtgcgtctGTAAAGTGTGTGATGTGTTCATACTAGCTTTTAGGGTTTACTGACGCTTCTCATTACGAAGCAAAAAATCTTGGCTTACTCATCCAACACATTTTTCAACATATGACAAGTGCTTAACATATCGACACAATCTTACaacctttgaaaaattcaaactaAAGAGCTTGTATACAAAGGTCAGCCGATTTGGGTGGCTGGCACTCACTGGCACCAgatcaacaatttcattaatattAGGTAGTTTGGTTACTGTAACCTATCACTGGGGCTCTGTTTTGTCAAAAAGTTCATATAAAGTTTAAACTGTACACATATCACTTgttttgcataaattttgtGCACTGGGCAGTTGTTTCAGGAGTGTGCTCAGTGTGTGAGGAACATTTTCCACATTTGGAAAACCAAAAGAAAAGAATCAGTCGACTAGAGTGCATGTGGTGAAAACTGAATGGAAGGATTAGGCTTGGCAATGAGACGTTTACAGCTTTCATGTGAGATGCAGCTATGTTGTGCCACGGTCCCGGACAATCGTTGTGCTAATCCCAACATGCATCAAATCAAGTTGTCAACACTGATCAACTCAAATAGTAGAGTTAATATGTAATTGCGTTAGCTGCTCAATGATCTTTTGGATAAAAAGATATTAATGACAGAAGCTGCCACTAAATTTGTCTACTCTTGGGTGGAAAACTATAAATACCATTCTAGGGATCTCTTTTGGGGACATAGATGTTGGGCCAGACAAATTGTTGATGGTCTGATAAAAAGTTTCGGTGAAATGATCATATAGTTGTAATGATAATGAACCTTTCATTAAGTCGATTCTGTGTGTCTTGCTGGAAAAAATTGAGCAGCCACTTTGTGTAGGTATGTTGATTCCGCTAATAACACGGCCACAGTAGATTACGTACCTCACTGGATGCTATCCTTAGAGTATTGGCCACAGCCCTGATGAATTCACTGTCACTCAGAGCCAGTTTGCTCTGATCACCCTGTGCTACTTTCATTTCTCCTCTGAGATTCGTTGCCATCATATCCCGTTTCTCTTGCAGGGTCAGTTCATCTTTACTGAGTACATAATTCAGTTTTGTCAAAGCTGCCTCTGTCGTCATGTCAGATCCTGGAATTATTCCGGAATCCAACAGTGCCTGGAAGTTGcagttcaaaatattcattattaCTCTTagccaagaaaaaaattcaggTTATTACGTCAATTTATATTCTATGATCTCATGAAGTTCCATTATCAACAGAGGAATGTACTGGATTTGAGGAGAAAATTAACTTACACCAAGATTTAAAGTTATAGCAATGGAAATATTTACTACACAAGTTCTAACATCAAATGGGATTGGTTGATGAAACCTTCAAAGATGACCATAAACTAACAATTACATCATGAATGCAGAAACTGACACACACCACAACATCCTTGGCCAATATTAATGGATGTACAATGCTTTTCGGAAAAGCGCatatcagtattttttttccaaaaatatccaaaaatttattaccatacctttcctGTGGCATATGAACAGACAACTGTCCCTTTTGTACACTGTGTACAGTTGACAATCAGAACCCCTCTATCTGATGCTTCTTTGAAGACATCCAGCAAATCCTGTCTGTTGTCAGGGGCGTTGCCAGCTCCATAGGTCTGTAAAACTACTCCGCCCATCGGTGGCTGTAGGAAGGACTTCACCTGGTGACAGTATGAAGATGTGAAGTGAGTCAAGGCATTATTTGTGTTGACTCTGAAGCAGATCTAGAGTACCAGCAGGTGTGCCTAGTAACTTGATTGATTTCTGAACTCATTCAGTCAATTTAGGAATATGTTGAACTTTCTGTAAATCAACCCTTGGTACCGTACTGTACTATATTGACAATTTCTTTGACTACTGTAATTTTcctcatcaaaattttagtgcaaaa includes the following:
- the LOC139150266 gene encoding L-asparaginase-like isoform X1, translating into MNIRTADTDSASGEKKFAEFRQEFSVETLAIEERVGERLRALESQESLEIQESRVLVLYTGGTIGMQCKDGVYVPVYKYLSKIIRKMPTLHDKEYEIKLGNDILNKPFVLPLSPQNRRVIYCVHEYEVLMDSSNMHATDWIKIAGDIQKNYESFDGFVILHGTDTMAYTASALSFMLENLGKPVILTGSQVPLFELRNDGRDNLLGAIYLAGHIVIPEVTLFFNNKLFRGNRVTKVASHSFDAFDSPNLPPLVTMNVDVEVVWDSIFRSNTMEKFRVHTNMNTNIGLLRLFPGITTSTVKEFICQRQHQGSHTLMLNDSEKAVAQVKSFLQPPMGGVVLQTYGAGNAPDNRQDLLDVFKEASDRGVLIVNCTQCTKGTVVCSYATGKALLDSGIIPGSDMTTEAALTKLNYVLSKDELTLQEKRDMMATNLRGEMKVAQGDQSKLALSDSEFIRAVANTLRIASSEEVQAISNCLFPSLLCAAAKVGDIKLMSELKKQGGELSMSDFDGRTPLHIAACEGHYEAVQYLLENGASIYARDRFGHSPLMDAIRFKNFDIIRLLRKTGAHIEHMTQHQVGMRLCDAASLDDVDALKAWHMAGADVNCPDYNERTALHLAVLCESIEAIKFLRENGAKTDIADSLGFTAQSLARQCKNQEIKSLIL
- the LOC139150266 gene encoding L-asparaginase-like isoform X2 gives rise to the protein MNIRTADTDSASGEKKFAEFRQEFSVETLAIEERVGERLRALESQESLEIQESRVLVLYTGGTIGMQCKDGVYVPVYKYLSKIIRKMPTLHDKEYEIKLGNDILNKPFVLPLSPQNRRVIYCVHEYEVLMDSSNMHATDWIKIAGDIQKNYESFDGFVILHGTDTMAYTASALSFMLENLGKPVILTGSQVPLFELRNDGRDNLLGAIYLAGHIVIPEVTLFFNNKLFRGNRVTKVASHSFDAFDSPNLPPLVTMNVDVEVVWDSIFRSNTMEKFRVHTNMNTNIGLLRLFPGITTSTVKSFLQPPMGGVVLQTYGAGNAPDNRQDLLDVFKEASDRGVLIVNCTQCTKGTVVCSYATGKALLDSGIIPGSDMTTEAALTKLNYVLSKDELTLQEKRDMMATNLRGEMKVAQGDQSKLALSDSEFIRAVANTLRIASSEEVQAISNCLFPSLLCAAAKVGDIKLMSELKKQGGELSMSDFDGRTPLHIAACEGHYEAVQYLLENGASIYARDRFGHSPLMDAIRFKNFDIIRLLRKTGAHIEHMTQHQVGMRLCDAASLDDVDALKAWHMAGADVNCPDYNERTALHLAVLCESIEAIKFLRENGAKTDIADSLGFTAQSLARQCKNQEIKSLIL
- the LOC139150266 gene encoding L-asparaginase-like isoform X3; translated protein: MPTLHDKEYEIKLGNDILNKPFVLPLSPQNRRVIYCVHEYEVLMDSSNMHATDWIKIAGDIQKNYESFDGFVILHGTDTMAYTASALSFMLENLGKPVILTGSQVPLFELRNDGRDNLLGAIYLAGHIVIPEVTLFFNNKLFRGNRVTKVASHSFDAFDSPNLPPLVTMNVDVEVVWDSIFRSNTMEKFRVHTNMNTNIGLLRLFPGITTSTVKEFICQRQHQGSHTLMLNDSEKAVAQVKSFLQPPMGGVVLQTYGAGNAPDNRQDLLDVFKEASDRGVLIVNCTQCTKGTVVCSYATGKALLDSGIIPGSDMTTEAALTKLNYVLSKDELTLQEKRDMMATNLRGEMKVAQGDQSKLALSDSEFIRAVANTLRIASSEEVQAISNCLFPSLLCAAAKVGDIKLMSELKKQGGELSMSDFDGRTPLHIAACEGHYEAVQYLLENGASIYARDRFGHSPLMDAIRFKNFDIIRLLRKTGAHIEHMTQHQVGMRLCDAASLDDVDALKAWHMAGADVNCPDYNERTALHLAVLCESIEAIKFLRENGAKTDIADSLGFTAQSLARQCKNQEIKSLIL